The proteins below come from a single Micromonospora citrea genomic window:
- a CDS encoding 5'-3' exonuclease: MLIDAPSLYFRAFFGIPESAARAADGSPVNAVRGFLDMLATLIRTRRPDRMVCAMDHDWRPDWRVALLPSYKAHRLAPEGGEVVPDTLSPQVPLILEVLDAVGITHVGAAGYEADDVLGTLSVTQPAPVEVVSGDRDLFQLVDDARPVRLLYVGRGVAKLDDCDDAAVRSRYGVPAARYADFAALRGDPSDGLPGVPGVGEKTAARLVERYGDIAGILAALDDPGSGFAPGLRAKLAAARDYLAVAPKVVRVALDVPLPELVTELPAAPADPDRLLALAEEWNLAGSARRLVDALAQPA, encoded by the coding sequence ATGCTCATCGACGCGCCCAGCCTCTACTTCCGGGCCTTCTTCGGCATCCCCGAGTCCGCGGCCCGGGCCGCCGACGGCAGTCCCGTCAACGCGGTGCGCGGGTTCCTCGACATGCTGGCGACCCTGATCCGCACCCGGCGGCCCGACCGGATGGTCTGCGCCATGGACCACGACTGGCGGCCCGACTGGCGGGTGGCGCTGCTGCCGTCGTACAAGGCGCACCGGCTGGCGCCCGAGGGCGGCGAGGTGGTGCCCGACACGCTCTCCCCGCAGGTGCCGCTGATCCTCGAGGTGCTCGACGCCGTCGGCATCACCCACGTCGGCGCGGCCGGCTACGAGGCCGACGACGTGCTGGGCACCCTGTCGGTGACGCAGCCGGCGCCGGTCGAGGTGGTCTCCGGCGACCGCGACCTGTTCCAGCTCGTCGACGACGCCCGCCCGGTGCGCCTGCTCTACGTCGGGCGGGGCGTGGCGAAGCTCGACGACTGCGACGACGCCGCCGTGCGGTCCCGCTACGGGGTGCCGGCCGCCCGCTACGCCGACTTCGCCGCGCTGCGCGGCGACCCCAGCGACGGGCTGCCCGGGGTGCCGGGGGTCGGCGAGAAGACGGCCGCACGCCTCGTGGAGCGGTACGGCGACATCGCGGGCATCCTGGCCGCACTTGACGATCCGGGCTCCGGCTTCGCCCCCGGGCTGCGCGCCAAGCTCGCCGCCGCGCGGGACTACCTGGCGGTCGCGCCGAAGGTGGTCCGGGTCGCCCTCGACGTGCCGCTGCCCGAGCTGGTCACGGAGCTGCCGGCCGCCCCGGCCGACCCCGACCGGCTGCTGGCGCTGGCCGAGGAGTGGAACCTGGCCGGCTCCGCGCGCCGCCTGGTCGACGCCCTCGCCCAGCCGGCCTGA
- a CDS encoding DUF3040 domain-containing protein has protein sequence MATADQDRAATRRRRLLWSGILAVAGLALLVVGLTIADGTAAWIEVAAAIALLVASYAVQYLARRETLYSSDERP, from the coding sequence GTGGCAACTGCCGACCAGGACCGCGCCGCGACACGACGCCGCCGGCTGCTCTGGTCGGGGATCCTCGCGGTGGCCGGCCTGGCGCTGCTGGTCGTCGGCCTGACGATCGCCGACGGCACGGCGGCCTGGATCGAGGTGGCGGCGGCGATCGCGCTGCTGGTGGCGAGCTACGCCGTGCAGTACCTGGCCCGCCGCGAGACGCTCTACTCCAGCGACGAGCGCCCCTGA
- a CDS encoding DUF4037 domain-containing protein encodes MTFVPGLTLGRRFHGEVLAPILRRRFPGLRYAAGLLDGGSELLGLDTARSTDHDWGPRGQLFVSAADAWRIPSLHAALDADLPAEFLGWPTRFAGHGRLGVADPAGRRHGVRIDELGGWWRDRLGFDPGAGVTTADWLATPSQRLAEVTGGEVFHDGLGGALTGARAALRWYPDDVWRHVLAAGWTRVAQAEHLPGRCAEVGDDVGSRVVTAGLARDVMRLGLLLRRRWPPYDKWLGTVFARLPGAAPVVAALTDALGPDEWPRRQDGLVRALAAVAAWTDDTGLAAPVRARPRPFHRRPFLVLDAGRVAAALRAAITDPALRERPPLGAVDQYVDSVDLLTHAERARRLAGALPAEPDPTDPS; translated from the coding sequence GTGACGTTCGTTCCCGGCCTGACGCTCGGCCGACGGTTCCACGGCGAGGTGCTCGCGCCGATTTTGCGCCGGCGCTTTCCCGGCCTGCGCTACGCGGCCGGCCTGCTCGACGGCGGCTCGGAACTGCTCGGGCTGGACACCGCCCGCTCCACCGACCACGACTGGGGGCCGCGCGGGCAGCTCTTCGTGTCGGCGGCCGACGCGTGGCGGATCCCGAGCCTGCACGCGGCGCTGGACGCCGACCTGCCGGCCGAGTTCCTCGGCTGGCCGACCCGGTTCGCCGGCCACGGCCGCCTCGGGGTGGCCGACCCGGCGGGCAGGCGGCACGGGGTGAGGATCGACGAGTTGGGCGGCTGGTGGCGCGACCGGCTCGGCTTCGACCCGGGGGCCGGGGTGACCACGGCGGACTGGCTGGCCACCCCGAGCCAGCGGCTGGCGGAGGTGACCGGCGGCGAGGTCTTCCACGACGGCCTCGGCGGCGCGCTCACCGGGGCGCGGGCCGCGCTGCGGTGGTACCCGGACGACGTGTGGCGGCACGTGCTCGCCGCCGGATGGACCCGCGTCGCGCAGGCGGAACACCTGCCCGGCCGCTGTGCCGAGGTCGGCGACGACGTCGGCAGCCGGGTGGTCACCGCCGGGCTGGCCCGGGACGTGATGCGGCTGGGCCTGCTGCTGCGCCGGCGCTGGCCGCCGTACGACAAGTGGCTGGGCACGGTGTTCGCCCGGCTGCCCGGCGCGGCGCCGGTGGTCGCGGCCCTGACCGACGCGCTCGGTCCCGACGAGTGGCCGCGGCGGCAGGACGGGCTGGTGCGGGCGCTGGCGGCGGTCGCCGCGTGGACCGACGACACGGGCCTGGCCGCCCCCGTGCGCGCCCGTCCGCGTCCCTTCCATCGGCGGCCGTTCCTGGTCCTGGACGCCGGCCGGGTCGCCGCCGCGCTGCGCGCCGCCATCACCGACCCGGCCCTGCGGGAGCGTCCGCCGCTCGGCGCGGTCGACCAGTACGTCGACAGCGTGGACCTGCTGACCCACGCCGAACGGGCCCGGCGGCTGGCCGGCGCGCTCCCCGCCGAGCCGGACCCGACGGACCCGTCCTGA